AAAGCCAAGACCGTGCGTTACTGCCCTTTCTGCGGCGGCAACCAGCGCACACGGCCCTGCCCCGATTGCGGCGAGATCCTCGAGGTCAACTGGCGCTACTGCATCGCCTGCGGCCATGCCGTGACGGACTAGCCTGGATTCCCATGGTCGGGAGTTGACCTAACGCGCCGGGTGCGCTGCCGTGGGAATCCGGGCTAGTGGTTTTTTTCCTTGACCGTGTTCACACCCCCGTCTATCTTCCGCGCGGCCCAGACCGGTTGGGCCGCGGATGCGTGCTTGCGGCGGGCTGTTCGGCCCGTGCGGATCCCTCGATTCCAGGAGGAGGCTGATGCGCAGGAAGGAGTGGGCCGTACCGTTCGCCCTGCTGGGGATGCTGGCCCTGGCGCTGCCCGCGTGCCGAGCGGAGGAGGCACCCGAGGTAGCCGAGGAGCAGGCTCCTGCCACGCCGGCGCCGGAGCAGCCGGCCCCCGGCGCTATTGCGCTGCCGGAAGGCGTGACGCAGGAGATGGTGACCCAGGGCCAGCAGCTCTTCACGGGCAGCGGCAACTGCTTCACCTGCCACGGCCAGGACGCCAGGGGTACGCAGCTTGCCCCCAACCTGACCGACCAGGAATGGCTCAACATCTCGGGCAGCTATGACGAGGTCGTGAAACTGGTCAAGACGGGAGTGCCGCAGCCGAAGCAGCACCCGGCAGCCATGCCTCCTATGGGCGGCGTTTCCCTTACCGAAGACCAGGTGAAGGCTGTAGCCGCCTACGTCTACACGTTAAGCCGCGGCGGCACCTGAGTTGGCAGCGCAGGCTGTGCCGGCGCCGGGGCGCCGATTCCGTCGCCCCGGCGCCGTTTTCTTCTTCGCCCTTCTCTTCTGCGCCTGTGATGCGCCGCCGCCGACCCGCTCGGGCGGGGCCGTGCTCGAGCTGGGTGAGGACACGATCCGCCTCGCCCCCGGCGCCACGCTGCACCAGGTGATGCTCCATGCCGATCCCGGCGGCGCAGAAATGCGCCCCGAGACCGTCCGCGCCCGGGCCGGCGACGTCGTGCGTTTCACCGCCGCCGACGCCCAGCCCCACGCCGTGGTCTTCGATGCCGGCCGCCTCGCCCCGCCGCTGCGCGCGTTCCTCGAGCGGACAGGGCAGCTCCGCGGCCCGCCGCTGATCTCGGCCGGCGCCGCCTGGGTGGTAAGCCTGGATGACGCGCCGGCCGGCGCCTACCCGTTCGCCTGCCTGACGCACGGCGCTCTGGGTCTGCTCCTGGTTTCCGACTGAATCTTTCCCGCCGCCCACTGCCGGGCGTCGCACAACCCTGCGCATTTTCCCCGGTCCATTGTGGGCCGGCAATTTGCATATTTTGGCAGCAGAGAAAAGGGCGGCGAGCGCCGCGCCGCCTAGCGTCGCCGCACCCGGCCCGCCGCCCGCAGAGGGGTGCACCGCACGGTCCCTCACCCTGGCGGCGCCGCGACGCACACCAGTATACTCGCGGCCATGTCAAGGATCGCCGTCATCCCGGGGGATGGCATCGGCGTCGAGGTGACGCAGGAAGCCGTGAAGGTTCTCCGCTGCATCGCCGGGCTGGCCGGTCTCGAGCTCCGCCTCGATGACTGGGATCTCGGCGCCGAACGCTATTTGCGCAGCGGTGTGGCCGTGAGTGAGGACGAGATGCTGGTGCTCGCCCGGGATTACGACGCCATCCTGCTCGGGGCGCTGGGCGATCCCCGGGTTCCGGACCACGCCCATGCGCGTGCCATCCTCCTGGGGCTGCGCACGCGGTTGGACCTGTACGTCAACTTCCGGCCGGTCCAACTCTTCGATGCCGCGCTCTCGCCGCTCAAGGGCGTGGCGGCGGAAGAACTCGATGTCGTCATCTTCCGCGAGAACACCGAAGGCCTGTACAGCGGCGCCGGTGGGCAGCTCCGCCGCGGCACGCCAGACGAGATCGCGATCGAGGAGGACGTGAACACGCGCCGCGGCGTGGAACGCATCATCCGCGCAGCCTTCCAGTACGCCCGCGCCGCCGGCCGCGGCCGCGTCACCCTCGCGGACAAGGCCAACGCCATGCGCTACGCGGGCGAGCTGTGGCGCCGCGTGTTTGCCGAGGTGGGTGCCGAGTTCCCCGGGATCGAGCGCCACGCCATGTACATCGACGCGCTCGCCCTGGACCTCGTCCTCCACCCCGCGAAGTACGACGTCATCGTGACGTGCAACCTGTTCGGCGACATCCTCAGCGACCTGGCCGCCGCGCTGGCCGGCGGACTCGGCCTCGCGCCCTCGGCCAACCTGCACCCGGGACGCGCCGGCCTGTTCGAGCCGGTCCACGGCTCGGCTCCCGATCTCGCCGGCACCGGCCGGGCCAATCCTATGGCCGCGATCCTCAGCGCCGCGCTGCTGTTGGACGAGCTGGGCCTCAGCCGCGAAGCCCACCACATCCAGGAGGCGGTTCGCCGCTCGATCCGGCTGCACCTCACGACTCCGGACCTGGGCGGCACCCTGACCACGCCGGAGGTGGGGGACTTCATCTGCGAAGCGCTCACGCAAGCCTGGCAGCAGAACGACACGCCGCCGCGCTAGTGGTTGGCCGGCGGACCCATCCCCCGCACCGCGTGTAGCAGCCGGCGCGAAACTCGTCCGGTAAAGGAGCGCCCATGGGGACCCAGGGTCACAACCGAGACGTGGTCTTCCTCTCCGGCCGCCGCACCGGCTTCGGCTCCTTTGGCGGCACGCTCAAGGGCCTTTCCGCTACCGAACTGGGCGTCATCGCCGCTCGCGCCGCTATCGAGAGCGCCGGCATCTCCGGCGACGCCATAGACCACGTCATCTTCGGCAACGCGCTGCAGACCTCTTCCGACGCCATCTACCTGGCCCGCCACGTGGGGCTGCGCGCCGGCGTGCCCGTGCCGGTCCCCGCGCTGACGCTCAACCGGCTGTGCGGCTCCGGCTTCCAGGCCATCATCAGCGGGGCGCAGGAGATCCTGCTGGGCGAGGCGCAGGTCTGCCTTTGTGGCGGCGCCGAGTCCATGAGCCAGGCGCCGCACGTGCTGCGGGGCGCGCGCTGGGGCGAGCTGCGGCTGGGCGAGGCGGGTGGGTTCCTCGAGGACTTGCTCTGGGCCGCGCTGACGGACACTCAGTGCCGTCTCTCCATGGCCCAGACGGCCGAGCGCCTCGCCGAGCGCTACGGCGTCACGCGTGAGGAGGCGGATGAGGTCGCGTACCGCTCGCAGATGCGGGCCAGGCAGGCCTGGGCGGAGGGCCGCTTCGATGCGGAGGTCGTGGCCGTCCCCGTCCGCACGCGTAAGGCCGAGGTCCTGTTCCGCACGGACGAGCACCTGCGTCCGGATACCACGCTCGAGGGGCTGGCCGCGCTCAAGCCGTATTTCCGCGAGGACGGACTGGTCACCGCCGGCAACGCCAGCGGCATTGGTGACGGCGCCGCAGCCGCCGTGATCGCGGACGCCGCCTGGGCGGCGCAGACCGGCGTGCCCCCGCTCGGCCGACTGGTCGCCTGGGGCGTGGCCGGCGTCGAGCCGGACATCATGGGCCTTGGCCCGGCGCCTGCCAGCCGCAAGGCCCTGGCCAAGGCTGGGCTGGCCCTCGAGGACATGGACCTGGTCGAGGTGAACGAGGCGTTCGCGCCGCAGTTCGCCGCGGTGGCCCGCGAGCTGGGCCTGGACCCCGAGAAGACCAATGTGAACGGCGGCGCCATTGCCATGACCCACCCGCTGGCCGCCTCCGGCGCCCGCATCACCGTACACTTGCTCCACGAGCTGCGCCGCCGTGGCGGGCGCTACGGCCTGGGCACCGCCTGCATCGGCGGCGGTCAAGGCGCGGCCGTCATTGTCGAGGCCCTCTCATGATCGAAATCCTGATCCCCGTCGGCCTAGCCTCCATCATCATGTTGTGGACGTCATTGCGTGTGCTTCGGGAGTACGAGCGCGGCGTCATCTTCCGCCTGGGCCGCCTGATCGGCGGCAAAGGGCCGGGCCTCATTTTCCTCGTCCCGCTGGGCATAGACCGCATGGTCAAGGTCTCCCTGCGCATTGTCGCGCTGGACATCCCGCCGCAGGATGTGATCACGCGGGACAACGTATCGGTCAAGGTGAACGCTGTTCTCTACTTCCGCGTCGGCCAGCCGGTCAAGGCGATCTGCGAGATCGAGGACTACCTCTTCGCAACCAGCCAGCTCGCGCAGACCACGCTACGCAGCGTGATCGGCCAGGCCGAGCTGGATCAGCTCCTGGCGGAGCGCGAGCATTTCAATCAGATCCTGCGCCAGATCATTGACGAGGGCACGGACCCCTGGGGGATCGAGGTGACCGCTGTCGAAGTGAAGGATATTGACCTGCCCCAGGAGATGAAGCGGGCCATGGCGCGGCAGGCGGAGGCCGAGCGCGAGCGGCGCGCCAAGGTGATCGCCGCGGCAGGTGAGTTCCAGGCCGCCGGCAAGCTGGCCGAGGCGGCCAACGTCATCAGCAGTGCTCCCGGCGCCCTGCAGCTTCGCTACCTGCAGACCGTGGTCGAGATCGCTGCCGAGAACAATTCGACCACCCTCTTCCCCATCCCCATGGAGCTGCTGCCGCTGCTCGAGACG
The window above is part of the Gemmatimonadota bacterium genome. Proteins encoded here:
- a CDS encoding c-type cytochrome — encoded protein: MRRKEWAVPFALLGMLALALPACRAEEAPEVAEEQAPATPAPEQPAPGAIALPEGVTQEMVTQGQQLFTGSGNCFTCHGQDARGTQLAPNLTDQEWLNISGSYDEVVKLVKTGVPQPKQHPAAMPPMGGVSLTEDQVKAVAAYVYTLSRGGT
- a CDS encoding isocitrate/isopropylmalate dehydrogenase family protein produces the protein MSRIAVIPGDGIGVEVTQEAVKVLRCIAGLAGLELRLDDWDLGAERYLRSGVAVSEDEMLVLARDYDAILLGALGDPRVPDHAHARAILLGLRTRLDLYVNFRPVQLFDAALSPLKGVAAEELDVVIFRENTEGLYSGAGGQLRRGTPDEIAIEEDVNTRRGVERIIRAAFQYARAAGRGRVTLADKANAMRYAGELWRRVFAEVGAEFPGIERHAMYIDALALDLVLHPAKYDVIVTCNLFGDILSDLAAALAGGLGLAPSANLHPGRAGLFEPVHGSAPDLAGTGRANPMAAILSAALLLDELGLSREAHHIQEAVRRSIRLHLTTPDLGGTLTTPEVGDFICEALTQAWQQNDTPPR
- a CDS encoding acetyl-CoA C-acyltransferase, whose translation is MGTQGHNRDVVFLSGRRTGFGSFGGTLKGLSATELGVIAARAAIESAGISGDAIDHVIFGNALQTSSDAIYLARHVGLRAGVPVPVPALTLNRLCGSGFQAIISGAQEILLGEAQVCLCGGAESMSQAPHVLRGARWGELRLGEAGGFLEDLLWAALTDTQCRLSMAQTAERLAERYGVTREEADEVAYRSQMRARQAWAEGRFDAEVVAVPVRTRKAEVLFRTDEHLRPDTTLEGLAALKPYFREDGLVTAGNASGIGDGAAAAVIADAAWAAQTGVPPLGRLVAWGVAGVEPDIMGLGPAPASRKALAKAGLALEDMDLVEVNEAFAPQFAAVARELGLDPEKTNVNGGAIAMTHPLAASGARITVHLLHELRRRGGRYGLGTACIGGGQGAAVIVEALS
- a CDS encoding slipin family protein is translated as MIEILIPVGLASIIMLWTSLRVLREYERGVIFRLGRLIGGKGPGLIFLVPLGIDRMVKVSLRIVALDIPPQDVITRDNVSVKVNAVLYFRVGQPVKAICEIEDYLFATSQLAQTTLRSVIGQAELDQLLAEREHFNQILRQIIDEGTDPWGIEVTAVEVKDIDLPQEMKRAMARQAEAERERRAKVIAAAGEFQAAGKLAEAANVISSAPGALQLRYLQTVVEIAAENNSTTLFPIPMELLPLLETAGRAAGAAPGRASRATSGEPAAEPALPPPASLGTELDPRKSERGREPVRPR